In Halobaculum magnesiiphilum, the following proteins share a genomic window:
- a CDS encoding precorrin-8X methylmutase, translating into MTDTTDATRTDGEGSSDDEPTDREAYADLGATTEAAMDIAETSMDRVHELVPQVTLADRLRAKAVHATGDPEFQHLVRFTGADEYEPVRAGARAVLDERPIVTDITMVKAGITGRGHDCEVRKAIGNGAELAAETGMTRTAAAVLELDREGVYDGAVAVVGNAPTAALALADCIEDGTRPAVVVATPVGFVKAADSRERLREVCDEYGVPAVTNVGRRGGSGLAAGLTNELVHVASDVREGEVSLETSERSSGEGTEPRDGEVDL; encoded by the coding sequence ATGACCGACACAACCGACGCGACACGAACCGACGGCGAGGGATCGAGCGACGACGAACCGACCGACCGCGAGGCGTACGCCGACCTCGGGGCGACGACCGAGGCGGCGATGGACATCGCCGAGACGAGCATGGACCGCGTCCACGAACTCGTCCCGCAGGTGACGCTCGCCGACCGCCTCCGGGCGAAGGCTGTCCACGCGACCGGGGACCCGGAGTTCCAGCACCTCGTACGTTTCACTGGCGCCGATGAATACGAGCCGGTCCGCGCGGGCGCCCGGGCAGTCCTCGACGAGCGACCGATCGTGACCGACATCACGATGGTCAAGGCCGGGATCACCGGTCGCGGTCACGACTGCGAAGTCCGCAAGGCGATCGGCAACGGAGCGGAGCTTGCCGCCGAGACGGGAATGACACGGACAGCGGCTGCCGTGCTCGAACTCGATCGCGAGGGTGTCTACGACGGTGCGGTCGCGGTCGTCGGCAACGCGCCCACCGCGGCGCTGGCGCTGGCCGACTGCATTGAGGACGGCACCCGCCCGGCCGTCGTCGTCGCGACACCCGTGGGCTTCGTGAAGGCAGCTGACTCCCGCGAGCGACTCCGGGAGGTGTGTGACGAGTACGGCGTCCCTGCGGTGACGAACGTCGGCCGGCGCGGCGGGAGCGGTCTCGCGGCCGGATTGACGAACGAGCTTGTCCACGTCGCCAGCGACGTTCGCGAAGGGGAGGTCTCACTGGAAACCTCGGAACGGTCCAGCGGCGAGGGAACGGAGCCGCGAGACGGGGAGGTGGATCTGTGA